The window TGTTGTTTATAGGAATTATCCCCAAAGTGAAAGCGATAATGGTTGGGCGCAAAGGAAAACCTGTATTGCAGAGCATCCGAGATTTTGTTAAGCTTTTACGGAAAGATGAAATCCTGAGTGAACACTCAACTTTCATCAGTAAAATTGCACCTTCGCTAGCTTTGGTCTGCACACTTGTTGCCTCCTTGTTTGTCCCCTTTGTTTCTACACACACTTTATTAGGTTTTGTAGGAGATTTTATTCTATTTGTATTTCTTCTTAGCTTGGCTAAGGGCGTGATGGCTTTGGCTGCAATGGATTGTGGCAGCAGTTTTCAGGGCATGGGAACTAGCCGAGAATTGAGCTTTACAGCGTTTTTAGAACCGGCTTTTTTTCTAATAATGGCAACCCTTATCTTTAGTGTAGGATCCGGCAGTATGGCACAGATCTTTGCTCAACAAGGCATACTATATCTAAATATCTGGGATGTTTTTGCTGGGCTGTTTATTGCGGTTGCTTTGTTTATTATGCTATTAGTAGAAAGTGCGCGTGTACCCTTTGACGATCCTGCCACCCATCTTGAGCTAACAATG is drawn from Candidatus Cloacimonadota bacterium and contains these coding sequences:
- a CDS encoding NADH-quinone oxidoreductase subunit H, with amino-acid sequence LFIGIIPKVKAIMVGRKGKPVLQSIRDFVKLLRKDEILSEHSTFISKIAPSLALVCTLVASLFVPFVSTHTLLGFVGDFILFVFLLSLAKGVMALAAMDCGSSFQGMGTSRELSFTAFLEPAFFLIMATLIFSVGSGSMAQIFAQQGILYLNIWDVFAGLFIAVALFIMLLVESARVPFDDPATHLELTMIHEVMVLDFSGFNLALINYTSALKMFIYSSLICHLILPVGSSILWYLILLILIYVLVGMLESLVARFRMNRNLELVLVPLSIALLTLAALIAKNMGAW